One Phaseolus vulgaris cultivar G19833 chromosome 4, P. vulgaris v2.0, whole genome shotgun sequence DNA window includes the following coding sequences:
- the LOC137838765 gene encoding uncharacterized protein, translated as MAHGWRNNHNQGFGWKHEIGSSKRQAPYQQQPHYPSIHERTSKLEDTFEKFMQASLSNQKNTEASIRNLETQVGQLAKQLADNQGSQFSTNTQTNHKDHYKSITTRSGKVIRKGIGDDLVVEEEVLKDKESEKEQIECEGGERRNKEDFVDVGEEIEKKNEKQGRSVPIKDVPYPHAPTKKCKERQFARFMDILKILQINIHFTEALKQMPTYKSRDHGSFTLPVTIGNLTVGKALLDLGATINLIPLSMLKKIGDVEVKPIRMTLQLANGSIKYPHGIVEDLLVKVHKFLFPVDFVVMDIEEDVEVPLILGRPFMKIAKVIIDVDKGRLKVCAHDEEVSFNVFKAMKYSNDQKECFRVDVIVVEPLMTLIKHQAILR; from the exons ATGGCTCATGGGTGGAGGAATAATCATAATCAAGGTTTTGGGTGGAAGCATGAGATTGGATCATCTAAAAGGCAAGCTCCTTATCAGCAACAACCACATTATCCTTCCATTCATGAGAGAACATCCAAATTGGAGGATACTTTTGAGAAGTTCATGCAAGCCTCTTTATCAAACCAGAAAAATACTGAAGCATCAATAAGAAATTTAGAGACACAGGTGGGGCAGCTGGCTAAACAGTTAGCTGATAATCAAGGAAGTCAATTTTCAACCAATACACAAACAAATCACAAGGATCATTACAAGTCTATCACTACTAGAAGTGGGAAAGTTATAAGAAAAGGAATTGGGGATGATTTAGTTGTTGAGGAGGAGgttttaaaagataaagagagtgaaaaagaacagattgagtGTGAGGGAGGAGAAAGAAGGAATAAGGAAGATTTTGTAGATGTTGGAgaggaaatagaaaaaaaaaatgaaaaacaagggAGGAGTGTTCCTATAAAAGATGTACCTTATCCACATGCTCCTACAAAGAAATGCAAGGAAAGACAATTTGCAAGATTTATGGATATTCTCAAAATATTGCAAATTAACATTCATTTTACTGAAGCTCTAAAGCAGATGCCTACATAT AAATCTAGAGATCATGGAAGTTTCACTTTGCCAGTTACCATAGGAAATCTCACTGTTGGAAAGGCATTATTGGATCTTGGAGCTACTATTAATTTGATTCCTTTATCAATGTTGAAGAAAATTGGAGATGTAGAAGTGAAACCAATAAGAATGACTTTGCAGTTGGCTAATGGATCAATCAAATATCCACACGGAATAGTTGAAGATCTGTTGGTAAAGGTACATAAATTTCTATTCCCAGTAGATTTTGTTGTAATGGATATTGAAGAAGATGTTGAAGTACCTTTGATATTGGGAAGACCATTCATGAAAATTGCCAAAGTTATAATTGATGTAGACAAAGGAAGATTGAAGGTTTGTGCTCACGATGAAGAAGTaagttttaatgtttttaaagcAATGAAATATTCAAATGATCAGAAAGAGTGTTTCAGAGTGGATGTGATTGTTGTTGAACCTTTAATGACGTTAATCAAGCATCAAGCTATATTACGTTAA